The Prionailurus bengalensis isolate Pbe53 chromosome A3, Fcat_Pben_1.1_paternal_pri, whole genome shotgun sequence genome includes a window with the following:
- the LOC122496418 gene encoding beta-defensin 119, whose product MKLLLFLLILLAMEPVVSGRHHTLRCMGNMGICRPSCRKSEQPYLYCLNYQSCCLQSYMRISISGRETKNDWSQQNRWPKIP is encoded by the exons ATGAAgttacttctgtttcttctcatcCTTCTGGCCATGGAACCGGTGGTCTCAG gcAGACATCACACTCTTCGATGCATGGGAAACATGGGAATCTGTAGACCCTCTTGCAGAAAGTCTGAACAACCCTACCTCTACTGCTTAAATTATCAGTCATGCTGCCTCCAGTCCTACATGAGGATAAGCATTTCTGGCAGAGAGACGAAAAATGACTGGAGCCAACAGAATCGCTGGCCAAAAATACCTTGA